GGCCGCCTTtggtggcgccgccgcactGCACGgatccggtgccgccgccgacggcgagtggcggggccgacggatccgccgccggcgacgacgccgggtGGCTGGGCGACGcatccggcgacgccgccgacggATCCGCTGGGGGCGATGACGGCAGGCGGCGGGGGAGACGGATCTGGcgaggacgacgatggcgggcggcgggggagacggaagcggtggcggcgacgacggcggcggctggggcgaCGGATCCGGTGCTGCCACCAGGGTTTCATTTACCGCCGGGGccgcggttaccgcgccccggcggtaagcacggttaccgcacggtaaccgcggtaaccgtgacaAACCGCGACAAACcgtataaaatttatcaaaaattcaaattatttttcaaatttatttgaatttgacgcggttaccgcggtttaccccttaccgtacccccgcggtaagcgcggtaaccgcggtaaccgcgcggtttaCCGCGGTAAATGCAACCCTGGCTGCCACCGACGGATCCAgcgggggcgacgacggcgggcggcggcgggggggggggggggggcaacaggtccgccgccggcgacgacgtgcGACGTGGacggcgggctagggtttgtgattttttggatttttatttttttggggggttttggattttattttttttttgtttgctgaatttattttcgcatgcggccggtataagcgaccgcatgcgaaaatcccatggcgggcggcgggggagacGGAACAGAAAATGTCAACCTGAGCTAATGATCATACTTACTACAGGTATTGTCATTGGGCTTAGCTGCGGCTTTGGCATCCTACTTGTCAGCTTAAGTACAATGGTTTTCATTCGTAGATGGAAAAATGACATACAAAAGCAACTACGAAGGAAACATTTTAGAAAGAATCAAGGCCTTCTCCTAGAACAACTGATATCTTCAGATGAAAATGCAAGTGACAAAACAAAGATTTTCTCTTTAGATGAGCTCGAAAAGGCAACTAATAACTTTGACCCCACACATATCCTTGGTCATGGAGGGCATGGTATGGTGTACAAAGGCATTTTATCAGATCAACGCGTGGTTGCAATAAAAAGGTCTAAGGACATTAAGGAAGGTGAGATCAGCCAATTTATTAATGAGGTAGCTATTCTCTCCCAAATAAATCATCGAAATATAGTAAAACTATTTGGATGTTGTCTTGAAACCGAGGTCCCTCTATTGGTCTATGACTTCATTCCCAACGGCTCATTATTTGATATTCTACATTCTGGTTCAAGCAACCGATTTTCCTTGTCATGGGATGATTGTCTCAGAATTGCGGTGGAAGCTGCAGGAGCTCTCTGTTACCTCCATTCCGCAGCTTCAGTATCGGTCTTCCATCGTGATGTCAAATCCTCCAATATACTTCTAGATGCGAACTACACTGCTAAAGTAGCAGACTTTGGTGCTTCAAGATTGGTTCCAATTGACCAAACTCACATTGTCACTAATGTTCAAGGCACATTTGGTTACCTAGATCCAGAATATTACCATACAGGGCAACTAAATGAGAAGAGTGATGTATATAGTTTTGGTGTGGTACTTGTGGAACTACTGCTCAGAAGAGAACCTATTTTTACAACAGTGTCAGGATCAAAGCAGAACTTGTCCAACTATTTCCTCTGGGAGCTGAAGGCAAGGCCAATCAAAGAGATAGTTGCAGCTCAAGTTTGTGAGGAAGCTACCGAGGAAGAGATAAAAAGTGTCAGTTCTCTTGCGGAAATGTGCTTGATGCTCCGAAGTGAAGATAGGCCTACGATGAAGCAAGTTGAAATGACTTTGCAGTTCTTGCGAACAAAAAGGTTGACGTCATCCCATGCTGCAGCAGAAAATGATGAAGAGATGCAGTCATT
This window of the Oryza sativa Japonica Group chromosome 4, ASM3414082v1 genome carries:
- the LOC9272599 gene encoding wall-associated receptor kinase-like 22, which translates into the protein MRKSHGGRRGRRNRKCQPELMIILTTGIVIGLSCGFGILLVSLSTMVFIRRWKNDIQKQLRRKHFRKNQGLLLEQLISSDENASDKTKIFSLDELEKATNNFDPTHILGHGGHGMVYKGILSDQRVVAIKRSKDIKEGEISQFINEVAILSQINHRNIVKLFGCCLETEVPLLVYDFIPNGSLFDILHSGSSNRFSLSWDDCLRIAVEAAGALCYLHSAASVSVFHRDVKSSNILLDANYTAKVADFGASRLVPIDQTHIVTNVQGTFGYLDPEYYHTGQLNEKSDVYSFGVVLVELLLRREPIFTTVSGSKQNLSNYFLWELKARPIKEIVAAQVCEEATEEEIKSVSSLAEMCLMLRSEDRPTMKQVEMTLQFLRTKRLTSSHAAAENDEEMQSLLHTRSEVSCESLANNLGVSANPESGNSHKCYSLEQEFISSIGLPR